Part of the Pomacea canaliculata isolate SZHN2017 linkage group LG11, ASM307304v1, whole genome shotgun sequence genome is shown below.
CCTGAGTTTTAAATTCAACAGGCACTAGAGTAATACTTGTTGTAAATGCATCTTCGTTAGGCatgataataaatttttcaCTCTTGTACTGGCTCATGCTTATGTTGTTTGTTAATGTCACACTTCCTTTGTTCCGCTTTGCATTACATTCAGCTACACATGCAAAATCACACAGAAAAGAGCAAGAACAACAGGtggtaataatattaataataatgagaatttatatagcacctttccaaagatttgctcatagcgCTTTGAATAAGTCGTAgtctaaatcatcaacaaccatgcaccatattagcatataacagacacatgtctacaacatacactcatacacaaagcaAAATTACAGATATGTTATGCATGCTCAAGTCAGGAGAGAGTCACAGTAAAGTTGTTCTCAAAAAGATTCATCTTAAGCTTCgacttaaatttaaatatataaaaagacaaCAGTAAAAACTTCACCTTATTTATATCATCTTCATTCCAAATATCTCATCAGCTGTGTCTGCAAAAAGTTAAACTTTTGATGAACCTTTCTTTATCACAATAACACTAAGTATATCAGATTATCacaaaattttaagttttggtCGAAGGTAAGGAGTTATTGCTTGCAAAAATTCTCCAGCACTTTTCACCACATATTTGTTGTCAATAAAATTATGGTTGACTCCTTTGGTCTCCATAAGATATGCATGAAATCCAGCATTTCTGGCACCAATGAAGTCCTTTACAACATTGTCACCAAAATGAACAGCTTCACTAGCCAAGACATTGGCatgttttaatgcttttaagAATATGCAAGGGTCTGGCTTTTCCACACCAATAACATAGGAAGGAAGTACAAAATCAAAGAACCTGCGGAGATCCACCTCATTAAGGACCTTGTACAGACGATGGTCGTAATTGGAAATGACACCTAGTTGGATGTCAAAGTTTTGCAGGTCCTCTAAAGCATCTAGAGTTCCTGGCACCAGCTCCCAGGCATCAGCTGTTGAAAAATAGTAGTACAAATCTTTTGCCACTTTATCCAAACATTTGTTGTCATAAATGCCTGCAGTATTGAAACAGCTCACCACAAGACTTGACCACCATTTGAAAGCAGGCATCTGACAGCTGGCTCCAAAGTTCGGGTACCTGTAAAGGTTAGTACATCTGGACATTAATCtttatgatttgtgtgtgaAGAGGTATACATGGGTGATGGCCGAGGCAGAACTGGGAGAAATGCAATGAGGTAAAATCTTGAACCTTGTGGGagaagcatgtttttttttacagagatCATATTTATCTTTAATACTAATTGCAGGAAAGATCTGATGACATACAACGTACACaaccaaacaaaatttaaataatatttgacCATTCAGGACAAACaattgcatgtttattttactttgaatTTTCACCAAGTGTGTTGCCATGGAATCCCCACAACTTTAAGAGTGGAAAAACAAGACACAGCACCTGCTGCAGTATTCCTTGTAATTCTTGACAAAAGCCCAAGTGAGAGTTTCTTCATCAGCCTTTATACCGTAGTGTGAAGCAATAAGTGCATAGTGCTTCCCTGGTGATCCCGAAACACGTATCATTGTGTTTGTGACATCTATTGTGACTAGTCGAAGCAGCATCATCTGCAAAAATGTAGCAACGGTTCCATATGTGGTACACATATTCAGCCACACTTGCATTCCAATATCTTACAAAGTCTAGACGTGCAACTTGTTTCTAAATGATTGAGTAAAATACAGCACAACACTATTTTTCCAAATCTAGATTAATTGTCCGCTTCCAGAGTgaagatacacacctacaaacctcaccatgcacagaaaaaggtcatcGCACAGCTGCTAGGATTGTGCAAGGATATGTTACCTCTGTGAAGG
Proteins encoded:
- the LOC112575271 gene encoding haloacid dehalogenase-like hydrolase domain-containing protein 3; this encodes MMLLRLVTIDVTNTMIRVSGSPGKHYALIASHYGIKADEETLTWAFVKNYKEYCSRYPNFGASCQMPAFKWWSSLVVSCFNTAGIYDNKCLDKVAKDLYYYFSTADAWELVPGTLDALEDLQNFDIQLGVISNYDHRLYKVLNEVDLRRFFDFVLPSYVIGVEKPDPCIFLKALKHANVLASEAVHFGDNVVKDFIGARNAGFHAYLMETKGVNHNFIDNKYVVKSAGEFLQAITPYLRPKLKIL